In Primulina eburnea isolate SZY01 unplaced genomic scaffold, ASM2296580v1 ctg636_ERROPOS244172, whole genome shotgun sequence, a single window of DNA contains:
- the LOC140821586 gene encoding uncharacterized protein At4g28440-like, protein MAETKSALRKPVFSKVDQLRPGTNGHNLVVKVVSSNTVMQKGKPDKPQVGPVRIAECLVGDETGVIVFTARNDQVKLMKPDATVILRNAKIDMFKGSMRLAVDKWGRLEMAEPASFTVKEDNNLSLVEYELVNVTEE, encoded by the exons ATGGCTGAAACAAAATCAGCTTTGAGGAAGCCAGTTTTCTCCAAGGTGGATCAGCTTCGGCCTGGCACAAACGGACACAATCTTGTAGTAAAAGTTGTCAGTTCCAATACTGTCATGCAAAAGGGCAAGCCAGACAAGCCTCAAGTTGGTCCAGTGCGAATAGCCGAATGTCTGGTGGGAGATGAAACTGGAGTGATTGTGTTTACGGCTAGAAATGATCAAG TGAAACTAATGAAGCCAGATGCTACGGTAATTCTACGAAATGCGAAAATTGACATGTTTAAAGGATCAATGAGGCTGGCTGTGGATAAATGGGGACGTTTAGAAATGGCTGAACCGGCAAGCTTCACTGTTAAGGAGGATAACAATCTCTCCCTAGTTGAATATGAATTGGTCAATGTTACCGAGGAGTGA